One SAR324 cluster bacterium DNA window includes the following coding sequences:
- a CDS encoding SiaB family protein kinase: MDSIKFYELQKTLKENDIMFCYSGYVTQKILVAIGETIKKKLEAEETELGKTKKVFSIFVEGVQNVIRYSADSIGDSNELENEVRYGIITIGHHHNGITVQCGNLIFNKDVERMRERVQVIEGKDKDELKKLYKKQMMAGPEEGSKGASLGFLEMARRAGYPLEFSFEEVSADYTFFCINAII; the protein is encoded by the coding sequence ATGGACTCAATTAAGTTCTATGAACTCCAAAAAACATTAAAAGAAAATGATATCATGTTCTGTTACAGTGGATATGTAACTCAGAAAATTTTAGTAGCTATTGGTGAAACAATTAAAAAGAAGTTAGAAGCTGAAGAAACAGAACTTGGAAAAACTAAAAAAGTGTTTTCCATCTTTGTTGAAGGAGTTCAAAATGTAATCAGATATTCTGCAGATTCAATTGGTGATTCTAATGAGTTAGAAAATGAGGTTCGGTACGGTATAATCACAATCGGGCATCATCACAATGGAATAACAGTCCAATGCGGTAATCTAATTTTCAATAAAGATGTAGAGAGGATGAGGGAAAGAGTACAAGTGATTGAAGGTAAAGATAAGGATGAACTAAAGAAATTATACAAAAAACAGATGATGGCAGGTCCTGAAGAGGGAAGTAAAGGTGCTAGTTTAGGGTTTTTAGAAATGGCTAGAAGAGCAGGATATCCATTAGAGTTTTCATTTGAAGAAGTAAGTGCTGATTATACCTTCTTCTGCATCAACGCTATCATTTGA
- a CDS encoding SpoIIE family protein phosphatase, which produces MKKIIFFTIIIVLLDQNQLVAFENGEKIYLITSEEQKNVPREYYSFLEGVSHQLNYKELAEANWTSKMNNPQSFYDGYWVRLKIKNKLDEVNLGLVHRWNFEKRIIYKNFEKIYSFPLVRSIYNNYTHRSEDRLWYNYKIIMPKDEPVEIYSYFRSQPLDRNQIFEGGLDWMAIGLWQDIEFNEVMRLLGYVVMISMLICFSLYFLFYFLVSKERSYLWISITLLVGLYPFITWILSSTFGVRLNYIYGAIGLSVMSIVLIKFFQNLLSFKQIFPKTYNVYDIITKFYILCALVYFYDSLQYPNTELYKNIIKYPHHPWGVGTIPMNLALIPIGLILVSAVCISYLLWRRGDKVAKFLFFTFLVPVVIFPTAFIDMWFLFETGYTLKVIKDVVQVFAFLLILIMLGMALAQKLNDMKQSAIDLLEEKVLSRTKALTEANQLITKSIDSASMIQNAILPKFDHPEHGFDELKYIWMPRDVVGGDFYWVGKKENWTCLVVADCTGHGIPGAFMTLISTTLLNRVKEIVDLSQPDQILNSLDFLLEETLKFDENRGTEFGLDGGVCCFSDQENLLRFAGAKMNLYYKVANNVLELKGNKKSLGYVTKPHPQSFDVHEVSLTDEPTFYMFSDGLTDQIGGPKKIMYGKKRIIRKINEADSLNLTIQNISQDFEQYQGTNKRRDDISLFGFQINNNMKTVSVE; this is translated from the coding sequence ATGAAAAAAATAATTTTTTTCACAATTATCATAGTGCTTCTTGACCAGAATCAACTTGTTGCTTTTGAAAATGGAGAAAAAATCTATTTAATCACATCAGAAGAACAAAAAAACGTACCTAGGGAATATTATTCTTTTTTAGAAGGTGTCAGTCACCAATTAAATTACAAGGAATTAGCAGAAGCTAACTGGACATCAAAAATGAATAATCCTCAATCATTCTACGATGGTTACTGGGTTCGATTAAAAATCAAAAATAAGTTAGATGAGGTAAACTTAGGGTTAGTTCACAGGTGGAATTTTGAAAAAAGAATCATTTATAAAAATTTTGAAAAAATTTATAGTTTTCCTTTGGTGCGTTCAATATATAATAATTATACACATAGATCAGAAGATCGCCTTTGGTATAATTATAAAATAATAATGCCAAAAGATGAACCAGTCGAAATCTACAGTTATTTTAGAAGTCAGCCGTTAGATCGAAATCAAATTTTTGAAGGTGGTCTGGACTGGATGGCAATTGGATTGTGGCAAGATATTGAATTTAACGAAGTCATGAGGTTATTGGGATATGTCGTAATGATCTCAATGCTAATTTGTTTTAGCTTATATTTTTTATTTTATTTTCTGGTTTCTAAAGAAAGATCGTATCTCTGGATTTCAATAACACTTTTGGTTGGGCTATACCCATTCATTACTTGGATACTTAGCTCTACATTTGGTGTAAGACTTAACTATATTTATGGGGCAATTGGCTTAAGTGTTATGTCAATTGTTTTAATAAAATTTTTTCAAAATTTGCTTTCATTTAAACAGATATTTCCTAAAACTTATAATGTTTATGATATTATCACAAAATTTTATATTTTATGTGCATTGGTCTATTTTTATGACTCTCTCCAATACCCAAACACTGAACTTTACAAAAATATAATTAAATACCCACATCATCCTTGGGGTGTCGGTACAATTCCAATGAACTTAGCACTTATTCCAATAGGTTTAATATTAGTATCAGCTGTTTGTATTTCCTATTTATTGTGGAGGAGGGGTGATAAGGTCGCAAAGTTTCTGTTTTTTACTTTTTTGGTGCCTGTAGTTATATTTCCAACAGCATTTATTGATATGTGGTTTTTGTTTGAGACAGGTTACACATTGAAAGTCATAAAAGATGTAGTACAAGTATTCGCATTCTTACTGATACTCATCATGCTTGGAATGGCCCTCGCTCAGAAATTGAATGATATGAAGCAAAGTGCGATTGATCTTTTGGAGGAGAAAGTACTGTCCAGAACAAAAGCCCTGACTGAGGCAAATCAATTAATTACGAAAAGTATTGATTCAGCTAGTATGATTCAAAACGCAATTCTACCAAAGTTTGATCATCCAGAGCATGGTTTTGATGAGTTGAAGTACATTTGGATGCCTAGAGATGTGGTGGGTGGGGATTTTTATTGGGTGGGTAAGAAAGAAAACTGGACGTGTTTGGTAGTGGCAGATTGTACTGGTCATGGCATACCCGGGGCATTCATGACACTGATATCCACAACTCTGCTGAATCGAGTTAAAGAGATTGTGGATCTCAGCCAACCAGATCAGATCTTGAATTCATTGGATTTTCTATTGGAAGAGACTCTCAAATTTGATGAGAACAGAGGAACTGAATTTGGGTTGGATGGGGGAGTTTGCTGTTTTTCGGATCAGGAGAATTTACTCCGCTTTGCTGGAGCTAAGATGAATCTGTACTACAAAGTAGCTAACAATGTACTTGAGCTAAAAGGCAATAAGAAGAGCTTAGGTTATGTTACTAAACCACATCCCCAAAGTTTTGATGTGCATGAAGTAAGTTTAACTGATGAGCCAACATTTTATATGTTTTCAGATGGATTGACTGACCAAATTGGTGGTCCAAAGAAAATCATGTATGGCAAAAAGAGGATTATTCGGAAGATCAATGAGGCTGATAGTTTGAATTTGACTATTCAAAATATCTCTCAGGATTTTGAGCAATACCAGGGTACGAATAAAAGGAGGGATGATATTTCACTTTTTGGATTTCAGATAAATAATAATATGAAAACTGTATCAGTTGAATAG
- a CDS encoding GYD domain-containing protein: MYKAVANVKVTPAYWEALMKNPDSDRAAAIATAMASVGGKLHFFGFTHGKWDAIVAGEAPSEAAFMSVIASAWMAGMIQDVETIPCIAQETVTEVMSKAGSANYKGPGQ; the protein is encoded by the coding sequence ATGTACAAAGCCGTTGCAAATGTAAAGGTGACCCCAGCCTATTGGGAAGCACTGATGAAAAACCCGGATTCAGATCGGGCAGCTGCCATTGCCACAGCCATGGCCAGTGTTGGAGGTAAACTCCATTTCTTTGGTTTTACCCATGGCAAGTGGGATGCTATCGTAGCGGGTGAGGCGCCCTCTGAGGCTGCTTTTATGTCTGTCATTGCTAGTGCCTGGATGGCAGGAATGATACAGGATGTTGAAACGATTCCCTGTATCGCTCAAGAAACGGTTACTGAAGTGATGTCTAAAGCCGGTAGTGCCAATTATAAAGGGCCTGGGCAATAA
- a CDS encoding DUF839 domain-containing protein, with product MKTSIESDDVLSRRTMLRHLFYQAVLIGVGTVLHPHAASAMKTTLNNEDLLNCHNASPNAAIPKSLATNLKELGPLQAPDQNGVRLPKGFRSRIVAESGKAPMGSSYIWHGAPDGGAVFAKNDGGWIYVSNSELDDGNGGVGALEFASDGRVVNSYSILNNTSRNCAGGVTPWNTWLSCEEFEGGSVWECDPYGIKSPTVYPALGCFNHEAVAVDPYGKQLYLTEDKPDGCLYRFTPASYPDLTSGKLEVMRLIDEESGSTEWLRIPDPSAVTLATRKQVPSSTPFNGGEGIWFHSGIIYFSTKGDNRIWAYETLSGTLNIIYDRNFSCTPILSGVDNLTVSPKGDILVAEDGGDLEIVVIGADGVITPAVQLVGHDNSEITGPAFSPSFDRLYFSSQRGTKGLLNFWGNDTGITFEIQGPFFNI from the coding sequence TTGAAAACATCCATAGAAAGTGATGATGTACTAAGCCGCCGAACTATGCTTCGGCACTTGTTTTATCAAGCTGTTCTGATCGGAGTTGGTACAGTTCTTCATCCTCATGCTGCAAGTGCGATGAAGACGACTCTGAACAATGAAGATTTGCTGAATTGTCATAACGCATCACCAAATGCAGCAATACCTAAATCTCTTGCAACCAATCTCAAAGAGCTTGGTCCTTTGCAAGCACCTGATCAGAACGGAGTTCGACTTCCTAAAGGTTTCAGGAGCCGTATTGTTGCTGAGTCAGGTAAAGCTCCGATGGGATCCTCCTATATTTGGCATGGAGCTCCTGATGGGGGTGCTGTCTTTGCCAAAAATGATGGGGGTTGGATTTACGTTAGTAACAGTGAGTTGGATGATGGGAATGGGGGCGTTGGGGCGTTGGAGTTTGCCTCAGATGGTAGGGTAGTCAACTCTTACAGCATACTGAACAACACATCTCGCAATTGTGCTGGAGGAGTTACTCCCTGGAATACTTGGCTTTCCTGCGAAGAGTTTGAGGGTGGAAGTGTCTGGGAGTGTGACCCTTATGGCATCAAATCTCCGACCGTTTATCCTGCGCTTGGCTGTTTCAACCATGAAGCTGTTGCAGTCGATCCATATGGAAAGCAGCTCTACCTCACAGAAGACAAACCAGATGGTTGTTTATATCGTTTCACACCAGCGAGTTATCCTGACCTCACATCCGGAAAGTTGGAGGTTATGAGATTAATTGATGAAGAATCTGGTTCCACCGAATGGCTTAGAATTCCTGATCCTTCTGCAGTCACCTTAGCCACACGCAAGCAAGTGCCTTCAAGCACCCCATTCAATGGTGGTGAGGGCATCTGGTTCCACAGTGGGATCATCTACTTCTCAACAAAAGGTGACAACAGAATCTGGGCATACGAGACACTCAGTGGGACACTCAATATCATCTACGATCGAAATTTTTCGTGTACACCAATTCTCAGTGGAGTCGACAATTTAACGGTATCACCAAAGGGCGACATTCTGGTGGCTGAAGATGGTGGTGATCTTGAAATTGTAGTGATCGGAGCTGACGGTGTAATAACTCCTGCTGTTCAGTTAGTTGGTCATGACAATTCTGAAATTACAGGGCCTGCTTTCTCACCTAGCTTTGATCGCTTGTATTTCAGTTCCCAGCGGGGCACAAAAGGGCTTTTGAACTTCTGGGGTAATGACACAGGAATCACATTCGAAATTCAAGGTCCTTTCTTCAACATTTGA
- a CDS encoding pentapeptide repeat-containing protein has product MKHDDLERLSSTRNCPNGDLSGGDLSGAYLRGVKLQGANLKDADFSSCDMESANLQGADLYGANLESTKLRFANLEGVNLENARLDQADLHGVNLKGARMVAANLVDVDLRFADLEGCDLRRAHLEGANFKEGNLKNTNLGAASLKGADLSFAEMEGAQLCNTTMPDGEIIYKDC; this is encoded by the coding sequence ATGAAACATGATGATCTGGAAAGACTTTCTTCGACCAGAAATTGTCCAAATGGTGACCTGAGTGGTGGCGATCTGAGTGGTGCTTATTTAAGGGGTGTTAAGCTACAAGGAGCAAATTTGAAAGATGCGGACTTCTCAAGCTGCGATATGGAGAGCGCCAACCTCCAAGGGGCTGATCTCTATGGAGCTAATCTCGAGAGTACTAAATTACGTTTCGCCAATTTGGAAGGGGTTAACCTAGAAAATGCCCGACTCGATCAAGCAGATCTGCATGGGGTAAATCTGAAGGGTGCTCGAATGGTGGCAGCGAACCTCGTTGATGTAGATCTGCGTTTTGCCGATCTAGAAGGATGTGATCTGCGTAGAGCTCATCTCGAAGGAGCTAATTTCAAAGAGGGAAACCTGAAAAATACCAACCTGGGAGCCGCTAGTCTGAAAGGAGCCGATCTCTCATTTGCAGAAATGGAAGGAGCCCAACTCTGCAATACCACTATGCCCGATGGGGAGATTATTTACAAAGACTGCTGA
- a CDS encoding CDP-alcohol phosphatidyltransferase family protein, translating to MSEQYRYNCVDESVLLPVLKKHVFIPLHRWIPYGVPANYLTLISIVVMWSIFLYFTTLELPSPAEIGAAVMVITAYVVFDHFDGLQAKLTQTSSPLGEWLDHFSDVFNGAIVVYLGFKCLHLPLDGLFLVLTWLNFLAFAATYVEQRVRRELYFGKIGSLEGVVLMIVMLAFCVPESGRALWHFALGWPIYQFLLASFALGCFGTVITCLQRMGALPREFLVFGIGGSLLVLLGIYLELSTSWLFCAITIFSSEFILRNMQQHLTSQESVTVDLVVFGLLAGLVGFHWLSWNPIPLLMLFSLGLGFSMLLRCRRLLILWRPHWVWWNPSTPS from the coding sequence ATGAGTGAGCAATATCGTTATAATTGTGTAGATGAGTCAGTGCTGCTGCCCGTCCTCAAGAAGCATGTTTTCATTCCTTTGCATCGTTGGATTCCTTATGGAGTCCCTGCTAATTATCTCACCTTGATCTCTATCGTAGTGATGTGGAGCATCTTCCTCTACTTCACGACCTTGGAATTACCCTCTCCTGCAGAGATTGGTGCTGCTGTCATGGTGATTACAGCTTACGTGGTCTTTGATCATTTTGATGGTCTGCAGGCCAAGTTGACCCAAACAAGCTCTCCTTTGGGAGAGTGGCTGGATCACTTCAGTGATGTCTTCAACGGAGCGATTGTTGTTTACCTGGGATTCAAGTGTCTGCATCTGCCGTTGGATGGACTCTTTCTCGTGTTGACTTGGTTAAACTTTCTCGCTTTTGCAGCAACCTATGTTGAGCAGCGAGTACGCCGGGAACTATACTTCGGAAAAATTGGCTCCCTGGAAGGTGTTGTACTGATGATTGTCATGCTTGCCTTCTGCGTTCCTGAGAGTGGAAGAGCCCTTTGGCACTTTGCACTTGGCTGGCCAATCTATCAATTTCTCCTGGCTAGCTTCGCCCTGGGCTGTTTCGGGACTGTCATCACCTGTCTGCAACGAATGGGCGCATTGCCCAGAGAATTTCTGGTTTTCGGCATTGGGGGCAGCCTGCTTGTGCTGTTAGGAATCTACTTGGAACTCTCCACCAGTTGGCTCTTTTGCGCCATCACCATCTTTTCCTCAGAATTCATCCTCAGGAACATGCAGCAGCACCTCACGAGTCAAGAGAGTGTCACAGTGGATCTGGTTGTTTTTGGACTGCTGGCAGGACTGGTGGGGTTTCACTGGCTTTCCTGGAATCCAATTCCATTGCTGATGCTGTTTAGCCTTGGACTGGGCTTCTCTATGCTATTGAGATGTAGACGCTTGCTGATCCTCTGGCGTCCCCATTGGGTCTGGTGGAATCCATCCACACCATCTTGA
- a CDS encoding sulfatase-like hydrolase/transferase, giving the protein MFLQDLKKAKPVLQEVLGHYLIFLALFFCFRLAVLLQYGELFTELSWGQLALSLLEGTRFDLASTTILLLVPMLVLTFPLRFTGSSIYRKLIQAIVYLQMLGLIIFLSADFIYFSHVKRHITNELLFLANDTEYLLLEAKAQWPTILGVLIAAVLCFPLFLKWHRRHNLAGVRSWSGYLMSFLIMAVLARGGVQMKPIAVIDAYRHGNGSMGNLILNGMFSASHYSISGHFIERKITNEKEYLSTLGIAEPQDPTYPLEQKPVRSSSTNPELNLVVVMVESLSAKYIDGLSGGGYGITPELDKLITESRVFTNFFANGQRSVDGVQSILTGVPPLPGIPDMTALTANYPRLGNMARANDIRTVFVSSTNRESFSLDLIAKSAGFNEYFGREDYPLLLPYPAEEVQRPLGWDYEAMMYLLQQLQESDGRFFGYINASSDHTPFAKLQEPFTGFEHGTDTEGGYLNMLHYTDWAIGKFIEEFKQHPQFDDTVFIITADHAMAHFQSNEPYERFRIPLLIYSPKHVKPGISENYSSQIDLLTTIVDLLELEGTYSSIGSNLLEEKPQFAVVKEGALINIFSPLGFLQHSLGRMVHYQSAANQPSEQDRQQLEDQVLAFDHLTYLLLTANRWQRL; this is encoded by the coding sequence ATGTTTCTACAAGATCTGAAAAAAGCAAAACCAGTCCTACAGGAGGTGTTGGGGCATTACCTGATCTTTCTAGCGCTCTTTTTCTGCTTCCGCCTCGCAGTGTTGCTTCAATACGGAGAGCTATTTACTGAACTGAGTTGGGGACAGCTTGCGCTCAGCCTTTTGGAAGGAACCCGCTTCGATTTGGCATCCACCACAATCTTGCTGCTAGTCCCGATGCTGGTGCTGACCTTTCCACTGCGCTTCACAGGATCATCCATCTACCGCAAGCTGATCCAGGCTATTGTCTACTTGCAAATGTTGGGTCTGATCATCTTCTTGAGTGCGGACTTCATTTACTTCAGTCACGTCAAACGCCACATCACCAATGAGCTACTCTTCTTAGCCAATGATACAGAATATCTGCTACTGGAAGCGAAAGCACAATGGCCCACGATCTTGGGAGTGTTGATTGCCGCCGTTCTCTGCTTCCCTTTATTTCTCAAGTGGCATCGTCGACACAACTTGGCAGGCGTTCGCTCCTGGAGTGGCTACCTGATGAGTTTCCTGATCATGGCTGTGCTGGCTCGTGGTGGAGTACAAATGAAACCGATTGCTGTAATTGATGCCTACCGTCATGGCAACGGCAGCATGGGCAATCTAATCCTTAACGGCATGTTTTCGGCCTCTCACTATAGCATCTCTGGACACTTCATTGAGCGGAAAATCACGAATGAAAAGGAATACCTAAGTACCCTTGGCATTGCAGAACCACAAGATCCAACCTATCCACTCGAACAAAAACCTGTCCGAAGCAGCAGTACCAATCCAGAGTTGAACCTAGTGGTCGTCATGGTCGAAAGCCTCTCCGCTAAGTATATTGATGGACTGTCCGGCGGAGGCTACGGAATCACTCCGGAACTGGACAAACTCATCACAGAGAGTCGAGTTTTCACCAACTTCTTTGCCAATGGTCAACGTAGTGTGGATGGGGTGCAGTCCATCCTCACCGGAGTGCCACCACTACCTGGCATTCCAGACATGACAGCGTTGACAGCCAACTACCCTCGGCTTGGCAACATGGCAAGAGCCAACGATATTCGAACCGTCTTCGTTAGCTCCACGAATAGGGAGTCCTTTTCACTAGATCTGATAGCCAAATCTGCTGGCTTCAACGAGTACTTTGGGCGAGAGGACTACCCTCTGCTGCTCCCCTATCCAGCAGAAGAAGTCCAGCGACCCTTGGGCTGGGACTATGAAGCGATGATGTATCTACTGCAGCAGCTGCAGGAATCAGATGGCCGCTTCTTCGGTTACATCAATGCCAGTTCGGACCACACCCCCTTTGCCAAGCTGCAGGAACCCTTCACAGGTTTCGAACACGGAACGGATACCGAGGGTGGTTACCTGAACATGCTGCATTACACCGACTGGGCGATTGGCAAGTTCATCGAGGAATTCAAGCAGCATCCACAATTTGATGACACGGTCTTCATCATCACGGCGGATCACGCGATGGCTCACTTTCAATCGAACGAACCCTACGAGCGCTTTCGGATTCCACTGTTGATCTATTCCCCCAAGCACGTGAAACCTGGGATTTCTGAAAACTATAGCTCACAGATCGATCTGCTGACCACAATTGTCGATTTGCTTGAACTGGAGGGGACCTACAGCAGCATTGGCAGCAACCTGCTGGAAGAGAAACCACAGTTTGCAGTAGTCAAGGAGGGGGCACTGATCAACATCTTCAGCCCACTTGGTTTTCTGCAACACTCGCTGGGCCGAATGGTTCATTATCAGTCAGCAGCAAACCAACCGTCCGAGCAGGATCGCCAGCAACTGGAGGATCAGGTTCTGGCATTTGATCACCTGACCTATCTATTGCTCACGGCGAACCGCTGGCAGCGTCTATGA
- a CDS encoding phosphocholine cytidylyltransferase family protein: MPCIYQPKTAVILAAGLGLRLRSVIGEVPKGLLEIQGSGLLERSIQLLSSSGITKFFVVTGFQHQMLESRLREQLRGAHLDFVHNLQYASTGSMESLAMMKGQVQEDFLLLESDLIYERRALELLLESGQPDTVLTSGQTNSKDEVWIYGEPRNGKGELLELGRIRYINKQPSSQFTLRGELVGISWLSADLFAAMCDSHAANKPRTLQYHYEENISDLSAEREISYLKILDLVWAEIDMESHYQRVINEVYPRIQARENTEISAELAYS, encoded by the coding sequence ATGCCTTGTATTTACCAACCAAAAACTGCGGTCATCCTGGCAGCTGGACTTGGTCTGCGCCTGCGTAGCGTGATCGGCGAAGTTCCCAAAGGACTCCTGGAAATTCAAGGATCTGGGTTACTGGAGCGATCCATTCAGTTGCTGAGTTCCTCTGGAATTACCAAGTTCTTCGTAGTCACTGGTTTTCAGCATCAGATGTTGGAAAGTCGACTACGAGAACAGTTGAGAGGAGCCCACCTCGATTTCGTGCATAACCTACAGTATGCTTCGACGGGCAGTATGGAGTCCCTGGCTATGATGAAGGGTCAAGTCCAAGAGGATTTTCTGTTGTTGGAATCCGATTTGATCTACGAGCGCCGAGCTCTGGAGTTGTTGTTGGAATCAGGTCAGCCGGATACGGTGCTGACCTCAGGCCAGACAAATTCGAAGGATGAGGTTTGGATCTATGGAGAGCCCAGGAATGGCAAGGGAGAGTTGCTAGAGCTTGGAAGAATTCGATACATCAATAAGCAACCGTCCTCACAGTTTACTCTGCGTGGAGAATTGGTAGGAATCAGCTGGCTGTCTGCTGATCTGTTTGCGGCCATGTGTGATTCTCACGCAGCGAACAAACCTCGTACATTGCAGTACCATTACGAAGAGAACATCTCTGACCTTAGTGCAGAACGTGAGATCTCCTATCTGAAGATTCTGGACTTGGTCTGGGCGGAAATTGATATGGAGTCGCATTATCAGAGAGTGATCAATGAGGTTTACCCTAGAATCCAAGCCAGAGAGAATACAGAAATCAGCGCAGAGCTAGCTTACTCATAG
- a CDS encoding sulfite exporter TauE/SafE family protein — MFDVIFVGVASAITSLITASLGLGGGVLLLALLGQILPPVALIPIHGVGQFFSNIGRAYVHRAYLEWDYLRGFFLGSAAGSLMVLPLVSLLGGRSAGLFLGAFILIATWRTQWLKLFRWHPAFSGAITSALSMLFGATGPLVMSVVPNDDWPKQSVVGSHGAAMSFQHGFKTLAFGLIGFELLAYWQIILALLMGAVAGNILGQRVLSKISDQRFRVVLKWVLTLLAMRMVVLASLDLWGD, encoded by the coding sequence ATGTTTGACGTGATCTTTGTGGGGGTGGCCTCGGCCATCACCTCACTGATCACCGCCTCTTTGGGTTTAGGTGGCGGTGTCTTGTTGCTTGCCTTGCTCGGTCAAATCCTACCACCTGTAGCGCTGATCCCGATCCATGGAGTGGGCCAGTTTTTCTCTAATATCGGGCGGGCCTATGTCCATCGTGCCTATCTGGAATGGGATTATCTCAGAGGTTTTTTCCTAGGCTCTGCGGCAGGTTCACTCATGGTGTTGCCATTGGTGTCGCTGCTGGGCGGGAGATCCGCAGGTCTGTTCCTAGGGGCGTTCATTCTCATCGCCACCTGGCGCACCCAATGGCTGAAACTGTTTCGTTGGCATCCAGCATTTTCAGGGGCTATCACTTCAGCCTTGTCCATGCTCTTTGGTGCCACAGGTCCACTGGTCATGTCAGTGGTACCCAATGATGATTGGCCCAAACAATCGGTGGTGGGCAGCCATGGCGCAGCAATGAGCTTCCAACATGGGTTCAAGACCTTGGCCTTTGGTCTGATTGGTTTTGAACTGTTGGCCTATTGGCAGATCATTCTGGCCCTCTTGATGGGTGCTGTGGCGGGCAATATCCTCGGACAGCGTGTCCTCTCCAAGATCAGTGATCAACGATTTCGCGTGGTTCTCAAATGGGTGTTGACGCTGCTGGCCATGCGGATGGTGGTGCTGGCAAGTTTGGATTTATGGGGAGATTAA
- a CDS encoding GFA family protein: MHEFVTPGGSGLPVHYFSCANCATRIFVRPEFLDGFQLIPLGTFDDSLQFEPKIEIFTNYKVTWIRDNGCLKESFEESAVIERIGAMMENLDQRGQESIFCSPSVQLQFMRIVACDVANSDV; this comes from the coding sequence ATCCATGAGTTTGTAACCCCTGGAGGAAGTGGCCTGCCTGTTCACTATTTTTCATGTGCTAACTGTGCAACTCGCATTTTTGTTAGACCTGAGTTTTTAGATGGCTTTCAGTTGATTCCATTGGGAACTTTTGATGATTCTCTACAATTTGAACCAAAGATAGAAATATTCACAAATTACAAGGTAACTTGGATACGTGACAACGGATGTCTTAAGGAATCTTTTGAAGAATCAGCTGTTATTGAAAGAATTGGAGCAATGATGGAAAATCTGGATCAGCGAGGACAAGAATCCATCTTTTGCTCCCCATCTGTGCAGCTACAATTTATGAGGATTGTGGCCTGCGACGTTGCTAATTCTGATGTTTGA
- a CDS encoding SDR family NAD(P)-dependent oxidoreductase, with protein MDRKICIVTGASRGMGRGIALVLAKEEGCRVYAAARDKEALEALADEVSSGNGSVIPYALDQNDDQATQTFVKEVAGKENQIDLLVNSAYAGLIAIAPHCGKPFWERPISVFDASIKTGLRSSYVMSSLLAPVMVKQKSGLMVQVSSFGGVQYLFDIGYGVGKSALDRLTTDMAAELKPHGVQAITLYPGAAVTEVTAFPGGETAIFSGRAVAALLNKASKEDLAKLNGKVIHTAELAIDYGFTDTNGELPSGDFSGVEAAKRCRDIMSQPVIQYDLDAELPDPSETNNPDVAGLFPGAKNYRV; from the coding sequence ATGGATAGAAAGATCTGTATAGTTACTGGAGCTTCAAGAGGTATGGGGCGTGGAATCGCACTCGTTTTAGCAAAAGAAGAAGGATGTAGGGTTTATGCAGCTGCTCGAGATAAAGAAGCACTTGAAGCTCTTGCAGATGAGGTCTCCAGTGGTAATGGTAGTGTGATTCCCTATGCGCTAGATCAAAATGATGATCAGGCTACTCAAACTTTTGTGAAGGAGGTCGCGGGAAAAGAAAATCAAATCGATTTATTGGTGAATAGCGCTTATGCAGGCCTTATCGCTATAGCACCGCACTGTGGTAAACCTTTTTGGGAACGTCCCATCTCTGTTTTTGATGCATCCATCAAGACTGGGCTTAGAAGCTCCTACGTGATGAGTAGTTTGTTGGCTCCGGTAATGGTAAAACAGAAATCTGGCTTAATGGTTCAAGTTTCTAGTTTCGGAGGTGTTCAGTACCTATTTGATATAGGATATGGAGTAGGCAAATCCGCATTGGATAGGCTCACAACTGATATGGCAGCTGAACTGAAACCTCATGGTGTTCAGGCTATCACCTTGTATCCTGGAGCTGCGGTAACCGAGGTGACAGCATTTCCAGGTGGTGAAACTGCTATCTTTTCGGGAAGAGCTGTTGCAGCTCTCCTTAACAAAGCCTCGAAAGAAGATTTAGCTAAACTAAATGGCAAAGTCATTCATACTGCAGAATTAGCTATAGATTATGGTTTTACTGATACTAATGGTGAGCTACCAAGTGGAGATTTTTCAGGTGTTGAAGCAGCAAAACGATGTCGTGATATCATGTCACAACCTGTGATTCAATATGACCTTGATGCTGAACTGCCTGACCCTTCTGAAACAAACAACCCAGATGTTGCTGGCTTATTTCCTGGGGCAAAAAACTACAGAGTCTGA